The Pseudomonas sp. TH06 genome has a window encoding:
- a CDS encoding YfiR family protein has translation MKLAVWATERVFRCKRAVLVGLLCALAGMAVAQPQTPPGMAEQRAEAVTKVVLGILSYARWPVEPAQLRLCIVGPTEYTDDLVKGTTQATGRPVTVRRLLADNPAIVSECDAVYIGKLTADERSRLFTSLIGHPVLSISEGGDQCTVGSLFCLRVGDDQVSFEVNLDSVARSGVRIHPSVLQLSRRKLAAP, from the coding sequence ATGAAGCTGGCTGTCTGGGCGACAGAGCGCGTGTTTCGCTGCAAGCGCGCAGTGCTTGTCGGTCTGCTCTGTGCGCTGGCGGGCATGGCCGTCGCACAGCCGCAAACCCCGCCGGGCATGGCTGAGCAACGCGCTGAAGCTGTCACCAAAGTCGTTCTGGGGATTCTCAGCTACGCACGCTGGCCGGTGGAACCTGCGCAATTGCGCCTGTGCATCGTCGGCCCTACCGAGTACACCGACGATCTGGTCAAGGGCACGACCCAGGCCACTGGCCGACCCGTGACCGTGCGCCGTCTGCTGGCGGACAACCCGGCGATCGTCAGCGAATGCGATGCGGTGTACATCGGCAAACTCACCGCGGATGAACGCAGTCGCCTGTTTACCTCGCTGATCGGCCATCCGGTGTTGAGCATCAGCGAAGGCGGTGATCAGTGCACGGTGGGCAGTCTGTTCTGCCTGCGGGTTGGCGACGATCAGGTGTCTTTCGAAGTCAATCTCGACTCCGTCGCCCGCAGTGGCGTACGTATTCACCCAAGCGTCCTGCAGTTGTCGCGTCGCAAACTGGCGGCGCCATGA
- the recD gene encoding exodeoxyribonuclease V subunit alpha has translation MSRSLDDLLPTPLAADSLSTLAPLTRADDLLVLLTRWVERGWLRALDKAFVAFLHELEPDTDPLVLLAAALTSHQLGHGHVCLDLFETLKAPDFALSLPPEGDVLGGVLLLPSQLLEALDGAHWCGVLAASALVALSADGSDSAQRRPLVLSGKRLYLRRYWAYERRIDLALRQRLAQREATPDDLPQRLNELFGSAKSGDVIDWQKLACAIATRGAFSIVTGGPGTGKTTTVVRLLALLQAPAVEAGHPLRIRLAAPTGKAAARLTESISQQVQSLKVVEDVRAKIPCDVTTVHRLLGSRPGTRHFRHHAGNRLPLDVLVVDEASMIDLEMMANLLDALPPHARLVLLGDKDQLASVEAGAVLGDLCRDAESGWYSPKTRQWLESVSGETLQGSGLCEDVDDTHPLAQQVVMLRHSRRFGEGSGIGQLARRVNQQLPDEARQLLSAGHYDDVYSLPLKGEHDHKLERLLLEGHGDGPQGYRHYLSVLRNQRPPSGRPLEHPDWITWAREVLQAFDTFQLLCAVRKGPWGVEGLNLRITAALLKARLIDNDQQWYEGRPVLMTRNDYGLGLMNGDIGIALKLPEREGPDAGKPVLRVAFPRNDGQGGVRFVLPSRLNDVETVYAMTVHKSQGSEFAHTALILPDALNPVLTKELIYTGITRAKHWFTLIEPRAGVFEEAVQRKVKRLSGLMLELEEGGEPRE, from the coding sequence ATGAGCCGCAGCCTGGACGATCTGCTGCCGACACCGCTGGCTGCTGACAGTCTGTCGACACTCGCGCCCCTGACCCGCGCCGATGATTTGCTGGTGCTGCTCACCCGTTGGGTCGAACGTGGCTGGCTGCGCGCGCTGGACAAGGCCTTCGTCGCATTCCTCCACGAGCTTGAGCCGGATACTGATCCACTGGTGCTGCTCGCCGCCGCGCTGACCAGCCATCAACTCGGTCACGGGCATGTGTGCCTGGATCTGTTCGAAACCCTCAAAGCGCCGGACTTTGCCCTGTCGCTACCGCCCGAAGGCGATGTGCTGGGCGGGGTGTTGCTGTTGCCCTCGCAATTGCTTGAGGCACTCGATGGCGCGCATTGGTGCGGGGTTCTGGCGGCGAGCGCCTTGGTTGCATTGTCGGCTGACGGCAGTGATTCCGCGCAGCGACGGCCATTGGTGTTGTCCGGGAAACGGCTGTACCTGCGACGCTACTGGGCCTACGAGCGCCGCATCGACCTCGCCTTGCGCCAGCGCCTCGCACAGCGCGAAGCAACGCCGGATGACCTGCCGCAGCGGTTGAACGAGTTGTTCGGCTCGGCGAAATCCGGCGATGTGATCGACTGGCAAAAACTCGCCTGTGCCATCGCTACGCGTGGCGCATTCAGCATCGTCACTGGTGGCCCGGGCACAGGTAAAACCACGACGGTGGTACGTTTGCTGGCACTGCTTCAGGCGCCGGCGGTGGAGGCCGGCCACCCACTGCGCATTCGCCTGGCGGCGCCGACCGGCAAGGCTGCGGCGCGGTTGACCGAGTCCATCAGTCAGCAAGTGCAATCGCTGAAAGTCGTCGAAGACGTACGGGCGAAAATCCCCTGCGACGTAACCACGGTGCACCGCTTGCTCGGCAGTCGACCCGGCACTCGACACTTTCGACACCATGCCGGCAACCGCTTGCCCCTGGATGTACTGGTGGTCGATGAAGCGTCGATGATCGATCTGGAAATGATGGCGAATCTGCTCGACGCCTTGCCGCCCCACGCGCGCCTGGTATTGCTCGGTGACAAGGACCAACTGGCCTCCGTGGAGGCGGGTGCGGTGCTGGGTGATCTGTGTCGCGATGCCGAAAGTGGTTGGTACAGCCCGAAGACGCGTCAGTGGCTGGAGTCGGTCAGCGGTGAAACCTTGCAGGGCAGCGGTTTGTGTGAAGACGTCGACGACACTCATCCGCTGGCGCAACAAGTGGTGATGCTGCGTCACTCACGGCGTTTCGGCGAGGGCAGTGGTATTGGCCAACTCGCGCGCCGGGTCAATCAGCAATTGCCGGATGAGGCGCGTCAGCTGCTGTCGGCCGGGCACTATGACGATGTGTACTCGTTGCCGCTAAAGGGCGAGCACGATCACAAGCTGGAGCGCCTGTTGCTGGAGGGCCATGGCGATGGCCCGCAAGGTTATCGGCATTATCTGAGTGTGCTGCGCAATCAGCGTCCACCGTCCGGCAGGCCGCTCGAACATCCGGACTGGATCACATGGGCCAGGGAAGTCCTGCAGGCGTTCGACACTTTTCAGCTGCTGTGTGCGGTGCGCAAGGGGCCGTGGGGGGTGGAGGGTTTGAACCTGCGCATTACCGCCGCTTTGCTCAAGGCTCGCCTGATCGACAATGACCAGCAATGGTACGAGGGGCGGCCAGTGCTGATGACGCGCAATGACTACGGCCTGGGTTTGATGAACGGCGACATCGGCATTGCCTTGAAACTGCCCGAGCGCGAAGGACCCGATGCTGGCAAACCGGTGCTGCGTGTGGCTTTCCCGCGCAATGATGGCCAGGGCGGGGTGCGCTTCGTGTTGCCGAGTCGGCTCAATGATGTGGAAACCGTGTACGCCATGACGGTGCACAAATCCCAAGGCTCGGAATTTGCCCACACCGCGTTGATCCTTCCGGATGCCCTGAATCCAGTGCTGACCAAGGAGCTGATTTACACCGGTATAACCCGGGCCAAGCACTGGTTTACCCTGATCGAGCCCCGCGCCGGGGTGTTCGAAGAAGCCGTGCAGCGCAAGGTAAAGCGCCTGAGCGGGCTGATGCTGGAACTGGAAGAGGGGGGCGAGCCTCGAGAGTGA